The proteins below are encoded in one region of Tessaracoccus aquimaris:
- a CDS encoding FGGY-family carbohydrate kinase — protein sequence MPASVIAVDLGATSGRVVLCTLRDARIGLTEVHRFSTAARRTDDGLRLDAGALLADVQEGIGKALEAAPDGVASVGIDCWAVDYGLLGADGLLGDPFNYRDERTTRGKAEVDRLISPAELYARVGIQDNAINTVNQLADDKLAGRLDAAAMFLLLPDLIGYWLTGRAVAERTNASTTSLLDPVGRGWDWPLIDRLGLPRRIFPELVDPGTVVGPITVGPAAGIPLIAVGSHDTASAVVGAPLTGPSDAYLSSGTWSLIGMELDAPILTEASRASNLTNEAGVDATIRYLKNVMGMWLLSEAQRTWADQGLATSVADLIAAAAQIDDAVHFDATDPSLLHPGDMPGRIRALAGDDPRLEDPAFLARSIFESLADAYADTLAELEALTGTRPRRLVVVGGGSHNALLNQLTADRTGLEVSAGPAEATAIGNALIQARAVGLVTGTLTDLRRIVMASAELTTHLPDPKAAITRLSNEFGADPAFVRAGGGNSSAKVDGVMWIKPSGVSMADISAEDLVPLDLDVLNGSLAAPDPDPALGDPVNHIAALARRDDGPRRPSVEILFHALIPDTYVLHTHPLLINAVTCNEDGVALTRSLFGDDVLWVEYVDPGLPLARLVKQRRDEFTERTGQVPPKATFLMNHGLIVASDDPEEVRSISRDILARITDALAQAPATDDDPAVADDGRSTSAETQRAADEGHPTRAVWSDDLIALAVAFKAAVGASHVALDGDALASTYPATERGGAYLSAGPLIPDQIVYSGSFPVVLRAGEPVATTVARFAAERGSAPVIAVAPGLGVIAAGDSEKSATTALEVFTDALTVVEAANRLGTVRAMDERERSFIETWEAEAYRKQVANT from the coding sequence TTGCCCGCCTCGGTCATCGCGGTCGACCTTGGCGCGACGAGCGGCCGCGTCGTGCTGTGCACGCTGCGCGACGCCAGGATCGGCCTGACCGAGGTCCATCGCTTCTCCACCGCGGCCCGCCGCACTGACGACGGGCTGCGGCTCGACGCGGGCGCGCTGCTGGCCGACGTCCAGGAGGGCATCGGTAAGGCGCTCGAGGCGGCGCCTGACGGGGTCGCCTCCGTGGGCATCGACTGCTGGGCCGTCGACTACGGGCTGCTGGGAGCCGACGGCCTGCTTGGCGACCCGTTCAACTACCGCGACGAGCGCACCACCCGCGGTAAGGCCGAGGTCGACCGGCTGATCTCCCCCGCCGAGTTGTACGCCCGCGTCGGGATCCAGGACAACGCCATCAATACCGTCAACCAACTGGCCGACGACAAGCTCGCGGGCAGGCTCGACGCGGCCGCTATGTTCCTGCTGCTGCCCGACCTGATCGGCTATTGGCTGACGGGTCGCGCGGTCGCCGAACGCACCAACGCGTCGACCACCTCGCTGCTGGACCCGGTCGGCCGCGGCTGGGACTGGCCGCTGATCGACCGGCTCGGGCTGCCGCGTCGGATCTTCCCGGAACTGGTCGACCCTGGCACCGTCGTCGGGCCGATCACCGTCGGCCCCGCCGCAGGCATCCCCCTGATCGCGGTCGGCTCGCACGACACCGCATCCGCCGTGGTCGGCGCGCCGCTCACGGGGCCCTCCGACGCCTACCTGTCGTCTGGCACCTGGTCGCTGATCGGCATGGAACTCGACGCGCCGATCCTCACCGAGGCCTCCCGCGCGTCGAACCTCACCAACGAGGCAGGCGTCGACGCCACCATCCGGTACCTCAAGAACGTGATGGGCATGTGGCTGCTGTCAGAGGCGCAGCGCACCTGGGCCGACCAAGGCCTCGCTACCTCGGTCGCCGACCTGATCGCGGCGGCCGCCCAGATCGACGACGCGGTCCACTTCGACGCGACCGACCCCTCGCTGCTCCACCCAGGCGACATGCCCGGCCGGATCCGGGCGCTCGCGGGCGACGACCCGCGACTCGAGGATCCGGCGTTCCTGGCCCGCAGCATCTTCGAGTCACTCGCCGACGCCTACGCCGACACGCTCGCCGAACTCGAGGCCCTGACGGGAACCAGGCCCCGACGGCTCGTCGTGGTCGGCGGCGGCTCACACAACGCGCTCCTGAACCAACTGACGGCCGACCGCACCGGGCTGGAGGTCAGCGCGGGTCCCGCCGAGGCGACCGCGATCGGCAACGCACTCATCCAGGCCCGCGCCGTCGGCCTCGTCACGGGCACCCTCACCGACCTCAGAAGGATCGTCATGGCCTCCGCAGAACTGACCACCCACCTCCCGGACCCTAAGGCGGCCATCACCAGGCTCAGCAACGAGTTCGGCGCCGATCCCGCCTTCGTGCGCGCCGGGGGCGGCAACTCCTCGGCCAAGGTCGATGGCGTGATGTGGATCAAGCCGAGCGGCGTCTCGATGGCCGACATCTCCGCCGAGGACCTCGTCCCCCTCGACCTCGACGTCCTCAACGGATCGCTCGCGGCGCCCGACCCCGACCCGGCACTCGGCGACCCCGTCAACCACATCGCGGCCCTCGCCCGCCGCGACGACGGCCCCCGCCGCCCGTCCGTTGAGATCCTCTTCCACGCGCTGATCCCCGACACCTACGTGCTGCACACGCACCCGCTGCTCATCAACGCCGTCACCTGCAACGAGGACGGGGTCGCGCTGACCCGTTCGCTGTTCGGCGACGACGTGCTGTGGGTCGAGTACGTGGACCCCGGCCTGCCGCTGGCCCGGCTCGTTAAGCAGCGCCGCGACGAGTTCACGGAGCGCACGGGCCAGGTTCCGCCGAAGGCGACCTTCCTGATGAACCACGGCCTGATCGTCGCGAGCGACGACCCGGAGGAGGTGCGCTCCATCAGCCGCGACATCCTTGCCAGGATCACCGACGCGCTGGCGCAGGCCCCCGCTACCGACGACGATCCGGCCGTTGCAGACGACGGCCGTTCGACGTCCGCCGAGACCCAGCGGGCCGCCGATGAGGGCCATCCCACTCGGGCCGTCTGGAGCGACGACCTGATCGCGCTCGCGGTCGCCTTCAAGGCGGCGGTCGGCGCCAGCCACGTAGCGCTCGACGGCGACGCTCTCGCGTCGACCTACCCCGCGACGGAGAGGGGCGGCGCCTACCTGTCGGCCGGGCCGCTGATCCCCGACCAGATCGTCTACTCCGGCTCCTTCCCCGTTGTGCTTCGGGCTGGCGAGCCGGTCGCCACGACGGTCGCCCGGTTCGCGGCCGAGCGTGGATCGGCGCCGGTGATCGCCGTCGCGCCCGGGCTCGGCGTGATCGCCGCGGGCGATTCCGAGAAGTCGGCGACGACTGCCTTGGAGGTCTTCACGGACGCGCTGACGGTCGTCGAGGCGGCCAACCGGCTGGGCACGGTGCGCGCCATGGACGAGCGGGAGCGCTCCTTCATCGAGACGTGGGAGGCCGAGGCCTACCGCAAGCAGGTCGCCAACACCTGA
- a CDS encoding ABC transporter permease — protein sequence MSPFEPVDSGSIEVPTSDGALTLTVKESEGVSLGQAMVSPATYSRISADPAATGVWVQFHDRSSTGTLNSVLTILSDYPDALTDGSGAVFAGMLGQILGVLLIAMTALLGVAVLIALVGVGNTLGLSVLERQRESALLRALGMQRASLRVMLLIEAVALVAIGTVIGLAAGMFFGWLGVDSTLRMMPSEDIALKFSLDWLYTAGLIGVCLLAAILASILPGRRAANATPTEALAVD from the coding sequence GTGTCGCCCTTCGAGCCGGTCGACTCCGGCAGCATCGAGGTTCCCACGTCTGACGGCGCGCTCACGTTGACGGTGAAGGAGAGCGAGGGCGTGAGCCTCGGGCAGGCCATGGTCTCGCCAGCGACGTACTCCAGGATCTCCGCGGATCCCGCCGCGACCGGCGTCTGGGTTCAGTTCCACGACCGCAGTTCGACGGGAACCCTGAACTCCGTGCTGACGATCCTGAGTGACTACCCGGATGCCCTGACCGACGGCAGCGGCGCTGTGTTCGCAGGCATGCTCGGCCAGATCCTGGGCGTGCTGCTGATCGCCATGACGGCGCTGTTAGGCGTCGCGGTGCTCATCGCGCTCGTCGGGGTCGGGAACACGTTGGGGCTCTCGGTCCTGGAGCGGCAACGCGAGTCGGCCCTGCTGCGGGCGCTGGGCATGCAGCGGGCCAGCTTGCGGGTGATGCTGCTGATCGAGGCGGTAGCGCTGGTCGCGATCGGCACGGTGATCGGCCTGGCCGCAGGCATGTTCTTCGGCTGGTTGGGCGTGGACAGCACTCTCAGGATGATGCCGTCGGAGGACATCGCGCTGAAGTTCTCCCTCGACTGGCTCTACACCGCTGGCCTGATCGGGGTGTGCCTCCTGGCGGCGATCCTCGCGTCGATCCTGCCGGGACGCCGGGCAGCGAACGCGACACCGACGGAGGCTCTGGCCGTCGACTGA
- a CDS encoding FtsX-like permease family protein, which produces MWRQAFSELRLHPGRFVATLIAIAISVGFISAISVFVNSQRTAMGGLFALPISKADLVVTTAEGRTATAAEAAAGVSGVESAAPVPLGQGRFLSKDGASVMASLYQLPPEPLRWSHVVDGRLPEKPGEVALSADALSTLKAKVGDTLGDDGAADVLVVGETNDPASLWGVTGYTGTPDDLTFATQVAVTLAPGADEATVVTALEGMADVAKVERAADVREASLIEVTNGFDVFKNLLYGFGAIALLVGAITIANTFTILATQRRRQLALLRAIGATPGQVTKRLLAESFLLGAVGSLIGLGIGFLVAWIGGAVTGSNFFGITVEPVELLIAWAAGVIATVFAAVAPSLRAAGVKPLEALQVVPTAAEARRASIARIVVCSLAAVAGIGLVVVSRTDTDLGLLWAILAGVALTLAVLIAAPLYIAPLLRLCARLFGSSGPTARLALTNAARNPRRAASTATALMLAVGLIVTLQVALATARSSGMAYINERYPVDVAVAFPVQGSVPADLVGRIEAVGGVSKVTEVDSKRIEVGAAMLDFFAPPTRSAGSG; this is translated from the coding sequence ATGTGGCGTCAAGCCTTCAGTGAGCTGAGGCTCCACCCAGGCCGCTTCGTCGCCACCCTGATCGCCATCGCGATCAGCGTCGGTTTCATCTCCGCCATCTCGGTGTTCGTCAACAGCCAGCGCACCGCGATGGGAGGGCTGTTCGCGCTGCCGATCAGCAAGGCCGACCTCGTCGTCACGACGGCGGAGGGCAGGACCGCCACCGCGGCAGAGGCAGCCGCAGGCGTGTCCGGAGTCGAGTCCGCTGCGCCGGTGCCGCTGGGGCAGGGCCGCTTCCTCAGCAAGGACGGGGCCTCCGTGATGGCCTCGCTCTACCAGCTTCCCCCGGAGCCGCTCAGGTGGTCGCACGTCGTCGACGGCCGACTCCCCGAGAAGCCGGGCGAGGTGGCCCTCTCCGCTGACGCGCTGAGCACCCTCAAGGCCAAGGTCGGCGACACCCTCGGCGACGATGGGGCGGCGGACGTGCTCGTCGTCGGCGAGACCAACGACCCCGCGTCGCTGTGGGGCGTCACCGGCTACACCGGCACCCCCGACGACCTCACCTTCGCCACCCAGGTCGCCGTCACACTCGCCCCCGGCGCTGACGAGGCGACGGTCGTCACGGCGCTCGAGGGCATGGCGGATGTGGCGAAGGTCGAACGGGCCGCCGACGTGCGGGAGGCATCACTGATCGAGGTCACCAACGGCTTCGACGTGTTCAAGAACCTGCTCTACGGCTTCGGCGCCATCGCGCTGCTGGTCGGCGCCATCACCATCGCCAACACGTTCACGATCCTCGCGACGCAACGGCGCAGGCAATTGGCGTTGCTGCGGGCCATCGGCGCGACGCCCGGCCAGGTCACGAAGCGGCTGCTCGCCGAGTCCTTCCTGCTCGGCGCGGTGGGCTCGCTGATCGGCCTGGGCATCGGATTCCTGGTCGCCTGGATCGGCGGTGCGGTGACGGGGTCGAACTTCTTCGGGATCACGGTTGAGCCGGTCGAGTTGCTGATCGCCTGGGCGGCGGGCGTAATTGCGACCGTCTTCGCGGCGGTCGCACCGTCCCTGAGGGCCGCAGGCGTCAAGCCGCTCGAGGCCCTCCAGGTCGTGCCGACGGCGGCGGAGGCGCGCAGGGCGAGCATCGCGCGGATCGTCGTCTGCAGCCTGGCGGCCGTCGCCGGGATCGGCCTCGTCGTGGTCAGCCGCACCGACACCGATCTCGGACTGCTGTGGGCCATCCTCGCAGGAGTGGCGTTGACGCTCGCAGTGCTGATCGCCGCCCCGCTGTACATCGCCCCGCTGTTGCGGCTCTGCGCGCGACTGTTCGGCTCTTCTGGGCCGACCGCGCGTTTGGCACTGACGAACGCGGCGCGCAACCCTCGCCGCGCCGCGTCGACGGCCACGGCGCTGATGCTCGCGGTCGGCCTGATCGTGACGCTCCAGGTCGCGCTGGCCACCGCCCGATCCTCGGGCATGGCCTACATCAACGAGCGCTATCCCGTCGACGTCGCCGTCGCGTTCCCGGTCCAGGGATCCGTGCCCGCCGACCTGGTCGGCAGGATCGAGGCCGTCGGGGGTGTCTCCAAGGTCACCGAGGTGGACTCGAAGCGGATCGAGGTCGGGGCGGCGATGCTGGACTTCTTCGCCCCGCCGACGCGTTCGGCGGGCTCGGGCTGA
- a CDS encoding ABC transporter ATP-binding protein, with the protein MVRRCMLPDIRGPYPSPVQYRSDRSLIRGPTLVTTSRSATAAPPVRFEELASGRTSMTNYPNQVPACGTDHLTKVYTTGETPVVAVDDVSVAIERGSFTAIMGPSGSGKSTLMHCMAGLDRPTSGGVFIGTDNIALLPEKTVTRVRRDKIGFVFQSFNLLPTLTAEQNIVLPLELAGRKVDRQLLDQVVSSLGIADRLTHRPSQLSGGQQQRVAIARALVTQPEVIFADEPTGALDQRTGTALLEYLQSCARDQGRTIIMVTHDPKAAGYADRALMLLDGRIVQDVADPTAETMLSLLGAVVA; encoded by the coding sequence ATGGTTCGTCGCTGCATGTTGCCCGATATTAGGGGGCCGTACCCCTCCCCAGTCCAATACCGCTCCGACCGGAGTCTCATCCGCGGCCCGACATTGGTGACGACCAGCCGATCCGCCACGGCCGCGCCGCCGGTTAGGTTCGAGGAACTAGCGTCAGGAAGGACGAGCATGACCAACTACCCGAACCAGGTTCCCGCCTGCGGCACGGACCATCTGACCAAGGTCTACACCACGGGCGAGACACCGGTGGTTGCGGTGGACGACGTGTCGGTCGCGATCGAGCGCGGCAGCTTCACCGCCATCATGGGGCCCTCAGGTTCGGGCAAGTCGACGCTGATGCACTGCATGGCGGGCCTCGACAGGCCCACCAGCGGCGGCGTGTTCATCGGAACCGACAACATCGCGCTGCTTCCCGAGAAGACCGTCACGCGGGTGCGGCGCGACAAGATCGGCTTCGTCTTCCAGTCGTTCAACCTGCTTCCGACCCTGACCGCCGAGCAGAACATCGTGCTGCCCCTCGAACTCGCAGGCCGGAAGGTCGACAGGCAACTGCTCGACCAGGTGGTCTCGTCCCTTGGCATCGCCGACCGCCTCACGCACCGTCCGAGCCAGCTCTCCGGCGGCCAGCAGCAGCGCGTCGCCATCGCGCGGGCCCTCGTCACCCAGCCGGAGGTGATTTTCGCCGACGAACCAACCGGGGCGCTCGACCAGCGCACCGGGACTGCCCTGCTGGAGTACCTGCAGTCCTGCGCCCGTGACCAGGGTCGCACCATCATCATGGTCACCCACGATCCCAAGGCGGCCGGATACGCCGACCGGGCGCTGATGCTGCTGGACGGACGCATCGTCCAGGATGTCGCCGACCCCACCGCTGAGACGATGCTCTCGCTGCTTGGAGCGGTGGTGGCCTGA
- a CDS encoding Nramp family divalent metal transporter codes for MQRRTITLLGPAFVAALAYVDPGNVAANLSAGAQYGYLLVWALVLACLMAMLVQYLSAKLGVVTGQSLSALIRDFLDSRRHRGVWRVLYAAQAVAVAIATDLAEVVGGAIALNLLFGLPLWLGAIIVGGVAIASLHWMRARGEHFFEILMAAVLAVIAIGFLATLFWLPPDPVDVLGGMLPRFTDAGSVQLAAAMLGATVMPHAIYLHSELAKLRHNDSGETVERLLKVQRIDVAVALTIAAAVNVSMLLFAAAGLRGASIDSIEGAYAQIDQLVGALPATVFAIGLLVSGLGSAIVGTDAGAGMVRDFVSPRITPTVRRLITLVPAVVVLVAGLHPTQALVQSQLVLSFGIAFALIPLVLLTSSRGVMGEHRSKRLVSGVAWVVVASVIALNVAVLATA; via the coding sequence ATGCAGCGACGAACCATCACCCTCCTTGGGCCCGCCTTCGTCGCAGCCCTGGCTTACGTCGACCCGGGAAACGTCGCCGCCAACCTCAGCGCCGGCGCCCAGTACGGCTACCTGCTGGTGTGGGCGCTCGTGCTCGCCTGCCTGATGGCGATGCTGGTGCAGTACCTGTCGGCCAAGCTCGGCGTCGTGACGGGACAGTCGCTGAGCGCCCTGATCCGCGACTTCCTGGACTCGCGCCGACACCGCGGTGTGTGGCGCGTGCTGTACGCGGCGCAGGCCGTCGCGGTGGCGATCGCGACCGACCTCGCCGAGGTCGTCGGCGGGGCGATCGCGCTGAACCTGCTCTTCGGGCTGCCGCTGTGGCTCGGCGCGATCATCGTCGGCGGCGTCGCCATCGCGTCTCTGCACTGGATGAGGGCCCGCGGCGAACACTTCTTCGAGATCCTGATGGCGGCCGTCCTCGCCGTGATCGCGATCGGCTTCCTGGCCACCTTGTTCTGGCTGCCGCCCGACCCCGTCGACGTGCTCGGAGGCATGCTTCCGCGGTTCACCGACGCCGGATCGGTGCAGTTGGCCGCCGCGATGCTCGGCGCGACCGTGATGCCGCACGCGATCTACCTGCACTCCGAACTGGCCAAACTTCGCCACAACGACTCAGGCGAGACCGTCGAGCGACTGCTGAAGGTGCAGCGCATCGACGTCGCGGTCGCGCTGACGATCGCCGCGGCCGTCAACGTGTCGATGCTGCTGTTCGCCGCTGCGGGCCTGCGCGGCGCGTCGATCGACTCGATCGAGGGCGCCTACGCCCAGATCGACCAACTCGTCGGAGCCCTTCCGGCGACGGTGTTCGCGATCGGCCTGCTGGTCTCCGGGCTTGGCTCCGCCATCGTCGGCACCGACGCGGGCGCTGGCATGGTGCGCGACTTCGTCTCCCCGAGGATCACCCCGACGGTGCGGCGGCTGATCACCCTGGTGCCCGCCGTGGTGGTGCTCGTCGCTGGGCTGCACCCGACTCAGGCGTTGGTGCAGTCGCAGTTGGTGCTGAGCTTCGGCATCGCGTTTGCGCTGATCCCCCTGGTGCTGCTGACGTCAAGCCGCGGCGTGATGGGAGAGCACCGCAGCAAGCGCCTCGTCTCCGGCGTCGCATGGGTGGTCGTCGCCTCGGTGATCGCGCTGAACGTCGCCGTCCTCGCCACCGCCTGA
- a CDS encoding DUF6457 domain-containing protein, which yields MARPDDDHELWRRWITLAAGELGLSPDDVPVDDLLRLTAVIAHGVDRPMAPVSAFLVGLAMGRGADREEAIKKLTGLAQEFAS from the coding sequence ATGGCGCGACCTGACGACGACCACGAACTGTGGAGACGCTGGATCACCTTGGCCGCCGGCGAGCTTGGCCTCTCCCCCGACGACGTCCCCGTCGACGACCTGCTCCGGCTCACCGCCGTGATCGCGCACGGCGTCGACCGCCCGATGGCACCAGTGTCGGCCTTCCTCGTCGGCCTCGCGATGGGTCGCGGCGCCGACCGTGAAGAAGCCATCAAAAAGCTGACCGGGCTGGCCCAGGAGTTCGCCTCCTGA
- a CDS encoding ribose-phosphate diphosphokinase, with protein sequence MLFSGRAYPELAQEVSSLMGQELVPTRALTYANSEIYVRFEESVRGCDAFVIQSHTAPVNEWIMEQLIMVDALKRASAKRITVVAPFYPYARQDKKHLGREPISARLVADLYKAAGADRIMSVDLHAAQIQGFFDGPVDHLWGLPVLADYVAEKYDPTEMCIVSPDAGRVRLADMWTDKLGCPLAIIHKRRDPNKANTVAVHEVVGDVAGKTCLLVDDMIDTAGTITEAAHALRERGAKRVIAAATHAVFSGPAAERLNGSGMEEIIVTNTLPILPEQGIDNLTVLSIAPLIAKAINAVFLDGSVTSLFGGQA encoded by the coding sequence ATGCTTTTCAGCGGGCGTGCCTACCCCGAGCTGGCTCAGGAGGTGTCGTCGCTCATGGGGCAGGAACTGGTCCCCACTCGGGCCCTGACGTACGCCAACTCGGAGATCTACGTCCGCTTCGAGGAGTCGGTACGCGGCTGTGACGCCTTCGTCATCCAGTCGCACACGGCGCCCGTCAACGAGTGGATCATGGAACAGCTCATCATGGTGGACGCGCTCAAGCGTGCCTCCGCCAAGCGCATCACGGTCGTCGCACCGTTCTACCCGTACGCGCGACAGGACAAGAAGCATCTCGGCCGCGAGCCCATCTCGGCGCGACTGGTGGCGGACCTGTACAAGGCCGCGGGTGCGGACCGGATCATGTCGGTCGACCTGCACGCCGCGCAGATCCAGGGCTTCTTCGACGGCCCCGTCGACCACCTCTGGGGACTCCCGGTGCTCGCGGACTACGTCGCCGAGAAGTACGACCCCACCGAGATGTGCATCGTCTCGCCCGATGCCGGGCGAGTGCGCCTGGCCGACATGTGGACGGACAAGCTCGGCTGCCCGCTTGCCATCATCCACAAGCGTCGCGATCCGAACAAGGCCAACACCGTCGCGGTCCACGAGGTCGTCGGCGACGTGGCGGGCAAGACATGCCTGCTCGTCGACGACATGATCGACACGGCAGGGACCATCACGGAGGCCGCGCATGCGCTGCGCGAGCGTGGCGCGAAGCGCGTCATCGCCGCGGCCACGCACGCCGTGTTCTCGGGGCCGGCCGCCGAGCGACTCAACGGCAGCGGCATGGAGGAGATCATCGTCACCAACACGCTGCCGATCCTCCCGGAGCAGGGGATCGACAACCTCACGGTGCTGTCGATCGCTCCGCTGATCGCCAAGGCCATCAACGCCGTCTTTCTCGACGGATCGGTCACCTCGCTGTTCGGCGGGCAGGCCTGA
- the glmU gene encoding bifunctional UDP-N-acetylglucosamine diphosphorylase/glucosamine-1-phosphate N-acetyltransferase GlmU: MKSSKSKLLHEVAGKPMLSFAVSAAAALDPEHLVVVVGHQREQVEAQLEQLSAAVTTAVQDQQLGTGHAVACGLNGLGDLQGEVVVTYADVPMLTGDTLRQLVAVHRGNGNAVTVLTAIVDDPTGYGRIVRDGDTVTGIVEHKDASEAQRGIDEINSGIYVFDAATLRQGLGALTTDNAQGEQYLTDVVHFAAQRSQRVGAHIIDDVWQTEGVNDRIQLARMNAEMNRRIRDTWMLKGVTMIDPTSVWIDVDVDLAQDVTLLPGVILQGATTISEGATIGPDTTLMDVEVGPGAEVVRTHGSFAVIGENATVGPFSYLRPGTILGVGGKIGAFVETKNAQIGDGAKVPHLAYCGDAVVDDGANIGAGTIFANYDGINKSTSHVGKNAFVGSNSVLVAPVDIGPGALVAAGSAITDDVPAGALGVARGRQRNVEGWVNDRRPESKQAAAAAEADGSIHPAVLESRKKKA; encoded by the coding sequence ATGAAGTCCTCGAAGTCCAAACTGCTGCACGAAGTGGCTGGCAAGCCGATGCTGAGCTTTGCCGTCTCGGCCGCCGCCGCGCTCGACCCCGAGCATCTGGTGGTCGTCGTCGGGCACCAGCGTGAACAGGTCGAGGCCCAACTCGAGCAACTCTCCGCCGCGGTCACGACCGCCGTCCAGGATCAGCAACTCGGCACCGGACACGCGGTGGCCTGCGGCCTCAACGGCCTCGGCGACCTGCAGGGCGAGGTCGTCGTGACCTACGCAGACGTGCCCATGCTCACCGGCGACACGCTGCGCCAACTCGTCGCCGTGCACCGCGGCAACGGCAACGCCGTCACCGTCCTGACCGCCATCGTCGACGACCCGACCGGCTACGGCCGCATCGTCCGCGACGGCGACACCGTCACTGGCATCGTCGAACACAAGGACGCCTCGGAGGCCCAGCGGGGGATCGACGAGATCAACTCGGGCATCTACGTCTTCGACGCGGCGACCCTGCGACAGGGGCTCGGTGCGCTCACCACCGACAACGCCCAGGGCGAGCAGTACCTCACCGACGTCGTCCACTTCGCCGCGCAGCGCTCGCAGCGCGTCGGCGCCCACATCATCGACGACGTCTGGCAGACCGAGGGCGTCAACGACCGCATCCAGCTCGCCAGGATGAACGCGGAGATGAACCGCCGGATCCGCGACACCTGGATGCTCAAGGGCGTCACCATGATCGACCCGACCAGCGTCTGGATCGACGTGGACGTCGACCTCGCCCAGGACGTGACTCTCCTTCCAGGGGTCATCCTGCAGGGCGCCACCACCATCAGCGAGGGCGCCACCATCGGCCCCGACACCACGCTGATGGACGTCGAGGTCGGCCCCGGCGCCGAGGTCGTCCGCACTCATGGTTCCTTCGCCGTGATCGGCGAGAACGCCACCGTCGGCCCCTTCTCCTACCTGCGCCCAGGCACCATCCTGGGCGTCGGCGGAAAGATCGGTGCCTTCGTCGAGACGAAGAACGCCCAGATCGGCGACGGCGCCAAGGTGCCGCACCTCGCCTACTGCGGCGACGCGGTCGTCGACGACGGTGCCAACATCGGCGCAGGCACGATCTTCGCCAACTACGACGGCATCAACAAGTCCACCTCACACGTCGGCAAGAACGCCTTCGTGGGCTCCAACTCCGTCCTCGTCGCACCAGTCGACATCGGCCCAGGCGCGCTCGTCGCGGCCGGTTCCGCCATCACCGACGACGTCCCCGCGGGGGCGCTCGGCGTCGCGCGCGGTCGACAGCGAAACGTCGAGGGATGGGTCAACGATCGTCGCCCCGAGTCCAAGCAGGCCGCCGCCGCGGCCGAGGCGGACGGGTCGATTCATCCAGCAGTTCTCGAGTCCCGAAAGAAGAAGGCCTGA
- a CDS encoding DNA-3-methyladenine glycosylase I yields MDKVRCFGSGDALYAAYHDEEWARPVDDTADEAGLLERLCLEGAQAGLSWITILRKREGYREAFHGFDPEKIAAMGPDDVERLLGNPGIVRNRQKIEATIGNARALLAMHEQGERLADVIAAHTPEPRDHAPLTFADVPAQTPESVALSKELKKRGFRFVGPTTLYATLQAIGAVDDHIHGCWLAKDRVAQAAP; encoded by the coding sequence ATGGACAAGGTTCGTTGTTTCGGCAGCGGTGACGCACTGTACGCCGCCTACCACGACGAGGAGTGGGCGCGCCCCGTGGACGACACCGCAGACGAGGCGGGACTGCTGGAGCGCCTGTGTCTGGAGGGCGCCCAGGCGGGTCTCAGTTGGATCACCATCCTGCGCAAACGCGAGGGATACCGGGAGGCGTTTCACGGCTTCGATCCGGAGAAGATCGCCGCGATGGGCCCAGACGATGTGGAGAGGTTGCTCGGCAATCCCGGCATCGTGCGGAACCGGCAGAAGATCGAGGCGACGATCGGCAACGCCCGGGCGCTGCTTGCGATGCACGAACAGGGCGAGCGGTTGGCGGACGTGATCGCCGCGCACACCCCCGAGCCGCGCGACCACGCGCCGCTCACGTTCGCCGACGTGCCCGCACAGACCCCGGAGTCGGTCGCCCTGAGTAAGGAGTTGAAGAAGCGGGGCTTCCGCTTCGTCGGCCCGACGACGCTGTACGCGACGCTGCAGGCCATCGGAGCGGTCGACGACCACATCCACGGCTGCTGGTTAGCGAAGGACCGGGTCGCACAGGCCGCCCCCTGA